A DNA window from Hydra vulgaris chromosome 13, alternate assembly HydraT2T_AEP contains the following coding sequences:
- the LOC136089758 gene encoding piggyBac transposable element-derived protein 4-like, whose product MASARKSYPKRSSYSVQDLIEYMGESDELSDISSNDGSSNEGSVKSVTEEEIICSSSADDDNETDLLDTDVMQLEQDNTNDEPNWVKIDGYKANFAKFEGNAGPHPSFIVNSTPLTIFEAFVTDDLVDLIVEQSNLFAVQYRKNNIIKGKSRVQKWIPLGRNDIRLYIAFILYRGILWKPTHAMYFSTNPLFDTPLIRKVLSFDRFCLTEKFLHFVDNSSLPIHFCKKAKIKPIYDYLVNKFKTLYIPNKNISIDESLLLWKGLLSWKQYIPSKRSRFGMKSFALCESATGYI is encoded by the coding sequence ATGGCTTCGGCTAGAAAATCTTACCCTAAAAGAAGTAGTTATTCTGTTCAAGATCTAATTGAATACATGGGAGAAAGCGATGAATTATCTGATATTAGTTCTAATGATGGTTCTTCTAATGAAGGTTCAGTTAAATCTGTTACAGAAGAAGAAATAATTTGCTCATCATCAGCAGATGATGATAATGAAACTGACCTTCTTGACACTGATGTAATGCAATTAGAACAAGATAATACAAACGATGAACCGAATTGGGTTAAAATAGACGGTTATAAAGCAAATTTTGCTAAATTTGAGGGTAATGCGGGACCTCATCCAAGTTTTATAGTTAATAGTACTCCTCTTACTATATTTGAAGCATTTGTAACAGACGACCTCGTTGATCTTATTGTCGAGCAAAGTAACCTTTTCGCAGTACAATatcgtaaaaataatataattaaaggtAAATCCCGAGTTCAAAAATGGATACCTTTAGGCAGAAACGACATCAGGCTCTATATAGCATTCATTTTATATCGTGGAATCTTATGGAAACCAACACATGCTATGTATTTTTCAACAAACCCTCTGTTTGACACACCACTAATAAGAAAAGTATTGTCTTTTGATAGGTTTTGTCTTACTGAGAAGTTTCTTCATTTTGTTGATAACAGTAGTTTGCCAATACATTTctgtaaaaaagcaaaaattaaaccGATCTATGACTACCtagtaaacaaattcaaaactctgtatataccaaataaaaatatatcaatagacgAATCACTGCTGCTTTGGAAAGGTCTTTTAAGCTGGAAACAATACATTCCAAGCAAGCGTTCCAGATTTGGAATGAAGTCCTTTGCATTATGTGAATCAGCTACTGgctatatttga
- the LOC136089757 gene encoding piggyBac transposable element-derived protein 4-like — MTESFAPDLKKYKYQATKIVITLMDNLIGNGYCLHIDNWYTSYEICKVLLDHNTDCIGTLRNNRKQLPQDIKNAKIKIGDTLVRYDTKTNIMCTKWRDKKDVHMLSTCVQNDTITVNRAGREKNISLVIHEYNKNMGGVDRSDQMLTTYKSERKRLKKWYKKIFMHLISVCAFNANIINNKLSPNMTSLQFRESIIKESIVKYHESIEKKRSRTRVLPSPLRLIERHFVDAIPATEKNMKLSRRCVVCSENKIRSDTRYMCQDCNVGLCVVPCFKIYHTKEKFKGFCK, encoded by the coding sequence ATGACTGAAAGTTTTGCACCAGacttgaaaaaatacaaatatcaagctactaaaattgttattactCTAATGGATAATTTAATTGGTAATGGCTATTGTTTACACATTGATAATTGGTATACATCTTATGAAATATGCAAAGTATTGCTGGATCATAATACTGATTGCATTGGTACATTACGTAATAATCGCAAACAGTTACCGCAGGATATAAAGaatgctaaaattaaaattggtgATACTTTAGTTCGATATGatactaaaacaaatataatgtgTACCAAATGGAGAGACAAGAAAGATGTGCACATGCTGAGTACCTGTGTTCAAAATGATACAATCACTGTTAATAGAGCTggcagagaaaaaaatatttctctagTGATACatgaatataacaaaaacatggGTGGTGTTGACCGATCTGATCAAATGTTGACAACATATAAATCCGAAagaaaaagacttaaaaaatggtacaaaaagatttttatgcaTTTGATTAGCGTTTGTGCATTCAAtgcaaatattataaacaataagttATCACCTAATATGACATCCTTACAGTTTAGAGAGTCCATTATCAAAGAAAGCATTGTTAAATACCATGAATCCATCGAGAAAAAAAGAAGTCGAACTCGAGTATTACCTTCTCCTTTAAGATTAATAGAGCGTCATTTTGTTGATGCTATACCagcaacagaaaaaaatatgaaactaaGTAGAAGGTGTGTTGTCTGCTCTGAAAACAAGATTAGGTCAGATACCCGATATATGTGTCAAGACTGTAATGTTGGTTTGTGTGTTGTgccttgttttaaaatttaccatacaaaagaaaagtttaaaggtttttgtaaataa